From Cinclus cinclus chromosome 2, bCinCin1.1, whole genome shotgun sequence, one genomic window encodes:
- the SLC10A2 gene encoding ileal sodium/bile acid cotransporter gives MQTNFLSQQYNAGPLAENSTACPANATICDGTSCVLPEDNFNQTLSVILSTVLTIMLALVMFSMGCNVELKNFLGHLRRPWGIFVGFLCQFGIMPLTAFLLSLAFNILPIQAVVVLIMGCCPGGTASNVIAYWVDGDMDLSISMTTCSTLLAMGMMPLCLLIYTKMWTDSNAIVLPYDSIGISLVALVIPISFGIFVNHKWPSKAKIILKIGSIVGAVLIVLIAVVGGILYKGSWIITPKLWIIGTIFPAAGYTLGFFLARVAGLSWHRCRTVSLETGMQNTQLCSTIVQLSFTPEQLELMFTFPLIYSIFQLTFALLILGGYRLYRRHYVKTKTDVEKTAQKEDSKSSAIINGGFVSDEMK, from the exons ATGCAGACAAACTTTCTTTCCCAGCAATATAATGCTGGTCCTTTGGCAGAAAACTCCACGGCTTGTCCAGCAAATGCTACTATTTGTGATGGCACATCTTGTGTATTACCAGAAGATAATTTTAATCAAACTTTGAGCGTAATTTTAAGTACTGTGCTAACAATCATGCTGGCTTTGGTGAtgttctccatgggctgcaaTGTGGAACTTAAGAATTTTTTGGGTCACTTAAGAAGACCCTGGGGTATATTTGTGGGTTTCCTTTGCCAGTTTGGAATAATGCCTCTCACAGCCTTCTTGCTCTCTTTGGCCTTTAACATCCTTCCTATTCAAGCTGTCGTGGTGCTGATCATGGGATGCTGTCCAGGGGGCACAGCCTCGAATGTCATCGCCTACTGGGTGGACGGAGACATGGACCTAAG TATCAGCATGACAACTTGCTCCACATTGCTTGCAATGGGAATGATGCCACTTTGTCTCCTTATTTACACCAAGATGTGGACTGATTCAAATGCAATTGTACTCCCCTATGACAGCATTG GAATATCTTTGGTAGCTCTTGTAATTCCCATTTCATTTGGAATATTTGTCAACCACAAGTGGCCTAGTAAAGCGAAAATCATACTTAAG ATTGGTTCCATTGTGGGAGCAGTGCTTATCGTACTCATTGCTGTGGTTGGGGGAATACTCTACAAAGGCTCCTGGATTATCACACCAAAATTATGGATCATTGGCACCATATTTCCAGCGGCTGGCTATACTTTAGGATTCTTTCTGGCTCGTGTAGCTGGTCTGTCTTGGCACAG ATGTCGTACAGTGTCTCTGGAAACAGGCATGCAAAACACTCAGCTGTGTTCAACTATAGTACAGCTCTCATTCACTCCTGAACAACTGGAACTGATGTTTACTTTCCCACTCATCTACAGCATTTTCCAGCTGACGTTTGCACTACTAATTTTAGGAG GCTATCGTCTATACAGAAGACACTATGTCAAAACAAAGACAGATGTtgagaaaacagcacaaaaagaGGATTCAAAATCAAGTGCTATAATAAATGGAGGATTTGTATCAGATGAGATGAAATAG